The region ATCGCCGCCCACGTCGAAAGGCCGGCGCGCGACTTCACGGCGCACGCGTTCGACGAAGACCGCAGCATCGTCAATGCAGGTTTCCGGCAGCAGCGCCATGAACTCCTCGCCGCCGTACCGGCCCAGACGGTCGACATCGCGGGCCACCTCGCGCAGGATATCCGCCAGCTCGACCAGCACCCGGTCGCCAGCCTGATGACCGTAGGTGTCATTGACAGACTTGAAATGGTCCAGGTCGAACATCGCGACCGACATGCAGTCGTTCGTCCGCGCCACCCGTTCGAATTCCTCGGCCAGCAGCCCGTGAATGTGCCGGTGGTTGAACAGGCCGGTGAGCCCATCGCTGATGCTCAGGCGTTCCAGCTCCTTGTTCTTCTCCTCGAGTTCGTCCTGAAGCCGCTTGATCCGCAGCATCGAGCGCACGCGCGCCTCCAGCTCCGGGAAGTTGATCGGCTTGGTCAGATAATCATCGGCACCAGCATCCAGCCCCGCCACCTTGTCCTGCGTGGAATCCCGTGCCGTCACGAGGATGATCGGGATGAACGGCAGGTCGTCGGCGCCCTTGATCCGGCGGGAGATCTCGTAACCGTCGATGTCGGGAAGCATGACATCGAGCAGGATGAGATCGGGCGCAGCCTCCCGGACCAGGGCCAGCGCCTGCTCACCATCCCCGGCCTCGAGGATCTCGTAGCCGCGGTAGCGCAGTCGCGTCGCAATGATCTCTATGTTGTCCTGGTTATCGTCCACAACCAGGATACGGCCGGGCTCCACGGCCGGCACGGGTGCGTTCTCGCTCATGTCCGCTCTATCAGGCGTTCGCGCGGCTGCAGTTACGGCCGCCGTACGCGACAGTGCAGGAGCGGTGCCACCTCGGAGGCCGGACGCCGCCCGCGCTCGCGGTTGCCCGGTTCGCGGCGGCCGACGCGCACCGGCCAGATACCTTGCAGCCCACCACGTGGGGGCACGTCTGACGGGTTGGCGCAGTCACGCGCAAAAATGTATTCTGGGCCAAAGTGCACCCGCAAGCAGCAATGCATGCGAGGCACGCCCATTGCACGGTATACAAGGTTCCAGCAATCCATCGGGAGCAGCCATGTACTATGACGACGATTCCGGCGCTGTCAATTTCATCGCCGGCATGTTTCTGGGCGCGATCATCGGCGTGACCGTGGCCCTGTTTTCCGCACCGCAGAGCGGCAAGCGCACCCGCAAACGCCTGGTGACCGCGGTCTCATCCGCGCGCTCCGCTGCCGGCGACCGCTGGGGCGACCTGGCCGACCAGGTTCAGCGAGCGAGCAGAAAACGCATCCGGCTCTGACGTGAACGAGCCCGCAACGGCCGGGCGCGCCACGAGCGGGCTCGGACCTGGCGACCTCGATGCCATCCTGCGCCGGTCCCTGCCGGATCGCAGATTCGCCGTCGTCAGCAATCGTGAGCCGTACGAGCACTACTGGGACGAGTCTGCCGATGAGACGGCGGTACGCCGGCCGGCCGGTGGTCTGGTGGCGGCGCTCGATCCTCTCATGCAGGCCGTGGGCGGCCTCTGGGTGGCCTGGGGCAGCGGCGACCGCGACCGCGACGAGGTCGATGAGGGAGACCGCCTGCGTGTGCCTCCCGAGAATCCGGGTTACGTCCTGCGGCGCCTCTGGCTGAACCAGCAGGACGTCAACCAGTACTATTTCGGATACGCCAACCAGTTCCTCTGGCCGCTCTGTCACCTCCGGCCGGCGCTGACGCGCATGCGCTCGAAGTACTGGACCACCTACGTCGACGTGAATCGGCGCTTCGCCGACGCAGTGCTGCAGGAGATCGGCCCGGAGGAGCGCGGTGCCGTATGGTTCCAGGACTACCACCTGGCACTCGCTCCTCAGCAGGTGCGCACACGCCGGCCTGACCTCACGCTCGCCCACTTCTGGCACATACCGTTTCCGCCGCTCGAGATCTTCCGCGTCGCGAGTCAGGCGCCACAGCTGCTGCGCGGATTGCTCGCCAATGATGTCGTCGGTTTCCACCTGCCGCTGTTTGCCGACAACTTCATGCGCTGTGCCGAGTCCCTGCTCGACGACGCGCACGTGAACTGGGAAACACGCGCCGTCGAGATCGGCGGACACAGCTGCTACGTGCGTGCGTTCCCGATCTCGATCGATGTCGAGCAGTTCCGTACGGCGGCCGTGCATCCGAGCGCGGATGCACGGATCGAGCGGCTGCGTGCACGGTACGCTCCGGATGATGGCATCCTGGGTGTCGGAGTGGACCGCATCGACTATTCCAAGGGTCTCGAAGAGAAGATCAAGGCACTCGACGTCCTCTTCGACCGGTATCCCGCGATGCGCGGCCGTTTCACGTTCGTGCAGATCGCCGTGCCGAGCCGGACGGAGATCGATGCGTACGACTGGCTGAACGAGAAGCTCGAGCGCGCCATCTGGCAGCTCAACGACAAGTGGGGCGCGGGCGGCTGGCAGCCGGTGCATCTGCTGAAGGAATCGCTGTCGCACGAGCGGCTCGCGAACTTCTACCGCGCGGCCGACCTCTGCTACGTCAACTCGCTTCAGGACGGCATGAACCTCGTCGCGAAGGAGTTCCTGGCCTGCCAGGTCGACGACCCCGGTGGCGTCCTCGTTCTGTCCCGGTTCGCCGGTGCGGCGGAGGAACTGGATGGCGCATATGAGGTGAATCCCTACGACCCGGAAGCGTCCGCAGATGGTCTGTACGAAGCGGTGACCATGTCCGCGGATGAACGCCGCGAGCGCATGAACAGGCTGCACGCGTCGCTGCGAACGATATACGACTGGATGGGCGAGATCTTCGAGGGCTGGGGTGCGGCTGCACGTGGCGAGTCCGCGCCGCTGTCGGATGCGGATCGGTGGAGCCGGACGCGGTGACCCCCTCACAGATAATACGACGCAAACGCGCAGGCGAGGAGTTGAGCGGAGCGGACATCCGCACATTCTTCGAAGCATACACCGCTGGGGACGTCGAGGAATACCAGATGTCGGCATTCCTCATGGCCGTGTTCTTCCGGGGCATGTCTCCCGCCGAGCTGTCTGCACTGGTCGAAGTCATGATCGCGTCCGGCGCGGTCGCAGACCTCTCCGGAGTCCCCGGTGTGAAAGTCGACAAGCATTCGACCGGTGGCGTGGGCGACAAGGTGTCCATCGTGCTGGCCCCGCTCGTGGCATCGCTGGGCGTCCCGGTGCCCATGATGAGCGGGCGCGGGCTGGGTCACACCGGCGGCACAGTGGACAAGCTGGAGACCATACCGGGCTTCCGCACCGACCTCACCCTGCGGGAATACGCCGACCAGATGGGCCGGATCGGATGTGCGCTCATTGCGCAGACGCAGGAGATCGCACCACTCGACAGGCGGCTGTATGCATTGCGCGATGTCACGGCGACGGTGGAGTCCATCCCACTGATTGCCTCGAGCATCATGAGCAAGAAGCTGGCGGAGGGGATCGACGCACTGGTGCTCGACGTGAAGATGGGCAGCGGTGCGTTCATGCCGGAAGCGGAGCGCGCAGAGGAGCTGGCGCGGACGATGATAGGCATTGGCGCAGCGAGCGGAAAGCGCGTCGTTGCGCTGCTCACCGCCATGGACCGGCCGCTGGGACACGCCGTCGGCAACGCGCTCGAGATCGAGGAATGCGTCATGCTGCTGCGCGGGGAAGGCCCGGAGGATGTGCGGGAGGTAACCCTCGCGCTCGCGGCGGAGATGCTGGTGCTCGGAGGTGCGGCCGCGGATACGGGAGGGGCGTACGACCAGGCCGCCGCGGCGCTCGGCGACGGGCGCGCACTCGAGAAGATGCGTGGCATCATCGAGGCGCAGGGTGGTAATCCGATGGTGCTGGACGACCCCGCCATTCTGCCACAGGCGGCAGCGCGCCGCGTGGTTCACGCACCGCGGGGCGGTACCCTCACGCGGATGGACGTGCGCGCGATCGGGGAAGCGGCAGTCGAGCTCGGTGCAGGGCGGAGCACACTGGACGCTGCAGTCGACCCGGCCGTGGGGTTCCACATCACGATCAAGCCAGGCGATCGTGTCGAGAAGGGGCAGCCGATCGCCACGGTGCACGCGCGCGAGGGTGCAGCCGCGGAGACGAGCGCGCGCCGACTGCTGGACGCGATCGTGATCGGCGAGGAGCCGGCTGCACCGCTGCCGCTCATCGTGCGTCGGATCG is a window of Longimicrobiales bacterium DNA encoding:
- a CDS encoding YtxH domain-containing protein, with translation MYYDDDSGAVNFIAGMFLGAIIGVTVALFSAPQSGKRTRKRLVTAVSSARSAAGDRWGDLADQVQRASRKRIRL
- a CDS encoding diguanylate cyclase: MSENAPVPAVEPGRILVVDDNQDNIEIIATRLRYRGYEILEAGDGEQALALVREAAPDLILLDVMLPDIDGYEISRRIKGADDLPFIPIILVTARDSTQDKVAGLDAGADDYLTKPINFPELEARVRSMLRIKRLQDELEEKNKELERLSISDGLTGLFNHRHIHGLLAEEFERVARTNDCMSVAMFDLDHFKSVNDTYGHQAGDRVLVELADILREVARDVDRLGRYGGEEFMALLPETCIDDAAVFVERVRREVARRPFDVGGDDPLHMTLSAGVATYPHETIRDVESLVRLADQALYTAKETGRNRVVRFDEAVLETAQPTQT
- a CDS encoding trehalose-6-phosphate synthase; its protein translation is MNEPATAGRATSGLGPGDLDAILRRSLPDRRFAVVSNREPYEHYWDESADETAVRRPAGGLVAALDPLMQAVGGLWVAWGSGDRDRDEVDEGDRLRVPPENPGYVLRRLWLNQQDVNQYYFGYANQFLWPLCHLRPALTRMRSKYWTTYVDVNRRFADAVLQEIGPEERGAVWFQDYHLALAPQQVRTRRPDLTLAHFWHIPFPPLEIFRVASQAPQLLRGLLANDVVGFHLPLFADNFMRCAESLLDDAHVNWETRAVEIGGHSCYVRAFPISIDVEQFRTAAVHPSADARIERLRARYAPDDGILGVGVDRIDYSKGLEEKIKALDVLFDRYPAMRGRFTFVQIAVPSRTEIDAYDWLNEKLERAIWQLNDKWGAGGWQPVHLLKESLSHERLANFYRAADLCYVNSLQDGMNLVAKEFLACQVDDPGGVLVLSRFAGAAEELDGAYEVNPYDPEASADGLYEAVTMSADERRERMNRLHASLRTIYDWMGEIFEGWGAAARGESAPLSDADRWSRTR
- a CDS encoding thymidine phosphorylase, which codes for MTPSQIIRRKRAGEELSGADIRTFFEAYTAGDVEEYQMSAFLMAVFFRGMSPAELSALVEVMIASGAVADLSGVPGVKVDKHSTGGVGDKVSIVLAPLVASLGVPVPMMSGRGLGHTGGTVDKLETIPGFRTDLTLREYADQMGRIGCALIAQTQEIAPLDRRLYALRDVTATVESIPLIASSIMSKKLAEGIDALVLDVKMGSGAFMPEAERAEELARTMIGIGAASGKRVVALLTAMDRPLGHAVGNALEIEECVMLLRGEGPEDVREVTLALAAEMLVLGGAAADTGGAYDQAAAALGDGRALEKMRGIIEAQGGNPMVLDDPAILPQAAARRVVHAPRGGTLTRMDVRAIGEAAVELGAGRSTLDAAVDPAVGFHITIKPGDRVEKGQPIATVHAREGAAAETSARRLLDAIVIGEEPAAPLPLIVRRIDEASNAVS